A genomic segment from Rahnella aceris encodes:
- the spy gene encoding ATP-independent periplasmic protein-refolding chaperone Spy, with protein MRKLTAMIVASTLALSSASFAFAAETAATPATDAATATHGKMLHHKGPQHMNPFAALNLTEQQKTQMKEIMKDSGARPDRAAMKAQMDQMHNLVASDSFDEAKVKSQIDTITKAQSDRMLDRARAENKMYNLLTPEQKKQFNENYQNRAAKMEQMRDHKPGQEKPVTAE; from the coding sequence ATGCGTAAACTTACCGCAATGATTGTGGCTTCAACTCTGGCTTTGAGCTCTGCTTCTTTCGCATTTGCTGCTGAAACCGCAGCCACGCCGGCCACTGACGCCGCGACCGCGACGCACGGCAAAATGCTGCATCATAAAGGACCGCAACATATGAACCCGTTTGCGGCGCTGAACCTGACTGAGCAGCAGAAAACGCAGATGAAAGAAATCATGAAAGACAGCGGCGCGCGCCCTGACCGCGCAGCGATGAAAGCCCAGATGGATCAGATGCACAACCTGGTGGCTTCCGACAGCTTCGATGAAGCCAAGGTGAAATCGCAGATTGATACCATTACCAAAGCACAGTCTGATCGTATGCTCGACCGTGCCCGCGCAGAGAACAAAATGTATAACCTGCTGACACCAGAGCAGAAAAAACAGTTCAATGAGAACTACCAGAACCGCGCGGCCAAAATGGAACAGATGCGTGACCACAAACCGGGTCAGGAAAAACCAGTAACCGCTGAATAA
- the nac gene encoding nitrogen assimilation transcriptional regulator NAC yields the protein MNLRRLKYFVKIVDIGSLTQAADVLHIAQPALSQQLATLEGELQQQLLIRTKRGVTPTEAGNILYSHAQAILRQCDQIHSAVNNAGQSLSGQVSVGLAPGTAASGLALPLLQAVRKQHPGILLYLNENFGTALGDLVLNGRMDMAVFYGTSVASGLSSQPLMKEDLYLVGAHSVPNPGKYVELAEVAKLNLFMPRSHNVTRRLVDDAMALRRLSANIIGEIESSATLTAAVASGLGATILPESAARTMTGPAKAWMSCISSPAIQVPLSLCVCETLALSQEAMAVKKILLSLVFEQTAPVAEPMLVAS from the coding sequence ATGAATCTCAGACGTCTGAAATACTTTGTGAAAATCGTCGATATTGGCAGTCTGACACAGGCCGCTGATGTTCTGCATATCGCCCAACCGGCATTAAGCCAGCAACTGGCGACACTGGAAGGGGAATTGCAGCAACAATTGCTGATTCGCACCAAGCGCGGCGTCACTCCTACCGAAGCAGGTAATATTCTTTATTCCCACGCCCAGGCCATTTTGCGCCAGTGCGACCAAATCCACAGTGCCGTGAATAACGCCGGACAATCGCTTAGCGGACAGGTTTCTGTCGGCCTTGCGCCGGGCACTGCCGCCTCCGGGCTGGCGTTGCCGTTGCTACAGGCTGTCCGCAAGCAGCACCCGGGCATTCTGCTGTATCTCAACGAGAATTTCGGCACTGCGCTGGGCGATTTAGTGCTCAACGGGCGCATGGATATGGCGGTCTTTTATGGCACCAGCGTGGCCTCAGGGTTGAGCAGTCAGCCGCTGATGAAAGAAGATTTGTATCTGGTCGGCGCGCATTCTGTGCCGAATCCGGGTAAATATGTCGAACTGGCTGAGGTGGCAAAACTAAACCTGTTCATGCCGCGTTCCCACAATGTCACCCGCCGTCTGGTGGATGATGCGATGGCGTTGCGCCGTTTAAGTGCCAATATCATTGGTGAAATTGAATCTTCCGCCACGCTGACTGCCGCCGTTGCCAGCGGTCTGGGGGCGACTATTTTGCCTGAATCCGCTGCCCGCACCATGACGGGTCCGGCTAAAGCCTGGATGTCATGCATCAGCAGTCCGGCGATTCAGGTTCCGCTTTCGCTGTGTGTTTGTGAAACGCTGGCGTTATCGCAGGAAGCCATGGCGGTGAAGAAGATCCTGCTGTCTCTGGTTTTCGAACAGACGGCTCCGGTGGCAGAGCCGATGTTAGTGGCGAGTTAA
- a CDS encoding phage holin family protein produces the protein MIEATHIRDILLMDHRIVLCVIGMAAWGGIVRYIMLRQRKPILDEIRACLLQIVVSCFSGMLLSIFVLSRNANDDRLLVIAGLGGVFAGPLLTLIGKRIAGFVDNYSPASK, from the coding sequence ATGATCGAGGCAACACATATCCGGGACATCCTCCTGATGGATCACCGTATTGTACTTTGCGTCATTGGAATGGCGGCGTGGGGCGGGATTGTTCGCTATATCATGCTCAGGCAGCGGAAACCCATCCTGGATGAAATCAGGGCATGCCTGTTGCAGATTGTTGTTTCCTGCTTCAGCGGAATGCTGTTGAGTATTTTCGTTCTGTCACGCAACGCCAACGATGACCGGTTACTGGTCATTGCCGGTTTGGGCGGGGTATTTGCCGGGCCACTTCTCACCCTTATCGGTAAGAGAATCGCTGGCTTTGTTGACAACTACAGTCCGGCGTCTAAATAA
- a CDS encoding M20 family metallopeptidase, which produces MSLSSPDISRMKRDLAALVAINTENPPGREREAAELISAMLSDIGFDMTLSEYAPGRTNVIGRLENGSGPCFAFNTHIDVVPAGEGWQQDPFTLTERDGRLYGRGACDAKGPLIAMIEAMRWLAANRNDWRGTLMAIFVADEEVASEGAKFYVREAPVHIDYVVIGEPTSNTTYSAHKGSLRPLVRVHGVTAHSGTPELGENAIFRAAQLLGLVEETHEHTVRCRCHPLVGNASLTVTRISGGHADNVLPGACELLLDRRMVPGEDENAVKQEIQDLLQLAQEKFGVRSEIITYKPTTGGATETDSDDPIVRAGVEACAAQGNPEPGPFGFQGGCDLVHFRSLGTKGIIIGPGSLAVAHKPDEFIPIDEFVAGSKIYCDVALKMLKR; this is translated from the coding sequence ATGAGTCTTTCATCGCCCGATATCAGCAGAATGAAACGCGATCTTGCCGCACTGGTGGCGATCAATACCGAAAACCCGCCGGGACGTGAACGCGAGGCCGCAGAGCTTATCAGCGCCATGCTCAGCGACATCGGCTTCGACATGACGCTCAGCGAGTACGCACCGGGACGCACCAACGTGATTGGCAGGCTGGAAAACGGCAGCGGCCCGTGCTTTGCCTTTAATACCCACATCGACGTCGTACCGGCCGGTGAAGGCTGGCAGCAGGATCCGTTCACCCTCACCGAACGCGACGGGCGGTTGTATGGCCGCGGAGCCTGCGACGCTAAAGGCCCGCTGATCGCCATGATCGAAGCCATGCGCTGGCTCGCGGCCAACCGCAATGACTGGCGCGGCACGCTGATGGCGATTTTTGTCGCCGACGAAGAAGTCGCCAGCGAAGGCGCGAAGTTTTATGTGCGCGAAGCCCCGGTGCATATCGATTACGTGGTGATCGGCGAACCGACGTCCAACACCACATACTCGGCGCACAAAGGCAGTTTACGCCCGCTGGTTCGCGTTCATGGCGTCACCGCGCATTCCGGCACACCGGAGCTGGGCGAGAACGCTATTTTCCGTGCCGCGCAACTGCTCGGTCTGGTGGAAGAAACGCATGAACATACCGTGCGTTGTCGCTGCCATCCGCTGGTCGGTAACGCCAGCCTGACGGTCACGCGCATTAGCGGCGGGCATGCCGATAACGTGCTGCCGGGCGCCTGCGAATTATTGCTCGACCGGCGTATGGTGCCGGGCGAAGACGAAAACGCCGTGAAACAGGAAATTCAGGATTTACTGCAACTGGCGCAGGAAAAATTCGGTGTGCGCAGCGAAATCATCACCTACAAACCCACCACCGGCGGTGCGACCGAAACCGATTCTGACGATCCGATTGTGCGGGCGGGCGTTGAAGCCTGCGCCGCCCAGGGCAATCCAGAACCCGGCCCGTTCGGTTTTCAGGGGGGATGCGATCTGGTGCATTTTCGCAGTCTGGGCACTAAAGGCATCATCATCGGCCCCGGTTCGCTGGCCGTCGCGCATAAACCTGATGAATTTATCCCCATCGATGAATTCGTGGCAGGCAGCAAAATTTACTGCGATGTTGCCTTAAAAATGCTCAAACGCTGA
- a CDS encoding ABC transporter substrate-binding protein yields the protein MSKKAFLRRYAAVSLAAICLSAPLFSQAAAPVLVSKGHLTYGTAATFMPFEFTKDGKLTGFDIDLITALSKKLALTPEPMSMEFKGLIPALQGKRLDIINSAMYINPTRSEQVDFVPYLKIGSRVIVAKGNPEKITGRDLSLCGKNIAVTLGGIEESQARADNQKCLDAKKPALTVLTFPAATDSAVAVAQKRADAEFLSTPGAVALLSEKGDTFEAVGAEFEADTHIGFAVRKGDTEMKSLLEKGLQDVVKDGTYQKIISKWQFPASVSIF from the coding sequence ATGTCAAAAAAAGCTTTTTTGCGTCGATATGCCGCCGTCTCTCTGGCCGCTATTTGCCTGAGTGCCCCGTTGTTCAGCCAGGCTGCTGCGCCAGTTCTGGTCAGTAAAGGTCATCTGACGTATGGCACCGCCGCCACGTTCATGCCGTTTGAATTTACTAAAGATGGCAAGCTGACCGGTTTCGATATCGATCTCATCACCGCCCTGTCGAAAAAACTGGCGCTGACACCGGAACCGATGTCGATGGAGTTCAAAGGACTGATCCCCGCGTTGCAGGGCAAACGTCTCGATATCATCAACTCAGCGATGTACATCAACCCGACCCGTTCTGAGCAGGTGGATTTTGTGCCGTACCTGAAAATCGGCAGCCGCGTCATTGTGGCGAAAGGCAATCCGGAAAAAATCACCGGTCGTGATTTGTCCCTGTGCGGCAAAAACATCGCCGTGACGCTGGGCGGCATTGAAGAAAGTCAGGCGCGTGCAGACAACCAAAAATGTCTGGATGCGAAAAAACCGGCGCTGACCGTGCTGACCTTCCCGGCTGCCACGGATTCCGCCGTCGCAGTGGCACAAAAACGTGCTGATGCAGAATTCCTGTCAACGCCGGGTGCTGTGGCGCTGCTGAGTGAAAAAGGCGATACCTTCGAAGCCGTCGGCGCTGAGTTTGAAGCAGACACGCACATCGGTTTTGCCGTGCGTAAAGGCGATACCGAAATGAAATCGCTGCTGGAAAAAGGCCTTCAGGACGTGGTGAAAGACGGAACTTATCAAAAAATCATCAGCAAATGGCAGTTCCCGGCTTCGGTGTCCATTTTCTGA
- a CDS encoding YbdD/YjiX family protein, with product MSDSRALFKTARPAALHVIRCQPLFTVQPKPHNVTGWLKLAIKRTAQSFRLMVGVQDYQNYVRHMKVRHPEMTPMTEREFHRRCLEARFPSEGGKMGKCPC from the coding sequence ATGTCTGATTCAAGAGCATTATTTAAAACCGCGCGCCCTGCGGCGTTACACGTCATCCGCTGTCAGCCGTTGTTCACCGTGCAGCCCAAACCACACAATGTGACCGGCTGGCTGAAACTGGCGATAAAACGCACTGCTCAGAGTTTTCGCCTGATGGTCGGCGTGCAGGATTATCAGAATTATGTCCGGCACATGAAGGTCAGACACCCGGAAATGACGCCGATGACCGAACGCGAATTCCACCGGCGATGCCTTGAAGCCCGGTTCCCGAGCGAAGGCGGGAAAATGGGGAAGTGTCCGTGCTGA
- a CDS encoding amino acid ABC transporter permease, giving the protein MSLDLVWQYLFSPAFFQGALMTLLLTVCSLFFGIIAGLVLALLQESRFRAGSVLAFFYLWLFRGTPVLFQIIFVYNVLPTFGLRFSAFTCAVMALSLNEGAYMAEILRSGLQAVRSGQRTAGMALGMTQSQIMRKIVLPQAARIVLPPMGNQMISMLKSSALVSVIAVQELLLIANQTASASFRYFEALCAAGIYYLVLTSVFMVGQAWLERSLDPKKRKKPALSLTERLLRSSTPN; this is encoded by the coding sequence ATGTCACTTGATCTTGTTTGGCAATACCTGTTCTCACCGGCGTTCTTTCAGGGCGCATTAATGACCTTGTTGTTAACGGTGTGCTCGTTGTTCTTTGGCATTATTGCGGGGCTGGTGCTGGCCCTGCTGCAGGAATCCCGCTTCCGGGCGGGATCCGTTCTGGCCTTCTTCTATCTCTGGTTATTTCGCGGCACACCGGTGCTGTTCCAGATTATTTTCGTTTACAACGTCCTGCCAACCTTCGGCCTGCGCTTCTCCGCTTTCACCTGTGCGGTGATGGCGCTGTCCTTAAATGAAGGGGCGTATATGGCGGAGATTTTACGCTCCGGCTTACAGGCCGTACGCAGCGGGCAGCGAACGGCGGGGATGGCGCTCGGCATGACTCAGAGCCAGATCATGCGCAAGATTGTGTTGCCACAGGCCGCGCGCATCGTGTTGCCGCCGATGGGCAATCAGATGATCAGCATGCTGAAGTCGAGCGCACTGGTGTCGGTGATTGCCGTGCAGGAACTGCTGCTTATCGCCAATCAGACCGCCAGCGCCAGCTTCCGATATTTCGAAGCACTGTGCGCCGCAGGTATTTACTACCTGGTGCTGACTTCCGTATTCATGGTCGGACAGGCCTGGCTGGAACGTTCGCTTGATCCGAAAAAGCGCAAGAAACCCGCGCTGTCACTGACTGAACGCCTGCTGCGCAGCAGCACGCCAAACTGA
- a CDS encoding SDR family oxidoreductase, translating into MDFGIQGRVALVSGAGGGLGRAMAIALAGEGVQVAVCGRTLSALQETVSMIEKQGGTAQAWVLDLTAPESFDDVLMQIRRTFGPVGILINNSGGPPPTKAAGVAPDAWQSQFSTMVSSLIQLTDKVLPDMHNAGWGRIITSTSSGVIAPIANLGMSNTLRMALVGWSKTLASEVAGDGITVNVMVPGRISTQRLGQLDAARAGREGTSVEEVAAKSAASIPAKRYGKPEEYGAVAAFLASQQASYVTGSVIRVDGGMIPSI; encoded by the coding sequence ATGGATTTTGGTATTCAGGGCCGCGTGGCGCTGGTCAGTGGCGCAGGCGGCGGTTTAGGCCGTGCGATGGCCATTGCCCTGGCAGGCGAAGGCGTTCAGGTGGCGGTTTGCGGGCGAACGCTGAGTGCGTTGCAGGAAACTGTCAGCATGATTGAAAAACAGGGCGGTACCGCGCAGGCGTGGGTGCTGGATCTGACAGCACCGGAAAGCTTTGATGATGTGCTGATGCAAATCCGCCGCACATTCGGACCGGTGGGTATTCTGATAAACAACTCAGGCGGGCCACCGCCGACGAAGGCGGCTGGCGTCGCGCCGGATGCGTGGCAATCTCAGTTCTCCACGATGGTGAGTTCGCTTATTCAACTGACCGATAAAGTGCTGCCGGATATGCACAATGCGGGCTGGGGGCGGATTATTACCAGCACGTCGTCGGGCGTGATCGCGCCAATTGCCAACCTCGGCATGTCGAATACTTTACGCATGGCGCTGGTCGGCTGGTCGAAAACGCTGGCCTCCGAAGTGGCGGGTGACGGCATCACGGTTAACGTGATGGTGCCGGGGCGTATTTCCACGCAGCGTCTGGGTCAGCTTGATGCCGCACGCGCCGGGCGGGAAGGGACATCGGTCGAAGAGGTCGCGGCAAAAAGTGCCGCCAGCATTCCGGCAAAACGCTACGGTAAACCGGAAGAGTATGGCGCTGTGGCGGCGTTTCTTGCCAGCCAGCAGGCGTCATATGTAACCGGTTCGGTGATCCGCGTCGATGGCGGCATGATCCCGTCAATATAA
- a CDS encoding carbon starvation CstA family protein: MKSVKSGITWLVVALIGAFAFGMLALSRGEHVNALWLVVAAVACYSIAYRFYSLFIAEKVFELDDKRMTPAERRNDGLDYVPTNKWVLFGHHFAAIAGAGPLVGPILAAQMGFLPGTIWILVGVMLAGAVQDFLILFISTRRDGRSLGEMAKQELGSFAGVITMLGALGVMIIILSALALVVVKALADSPWGLFTIAATIPIALFMGIYMRFLRPGKIAEVSVIGFVLMMLAIVYGGNVAADPYWGPFFTLHGTTLTWVLVIYGFIASVLPVWLLLAPRDYLSTFLKIGVIVGLAVGIVFAMPEMKMPAVSRFIDGSGPVFSGSLFPFLFITIACGSISGFHALVSSGTTPKLIERESHIRFIGYGAMLMESFVAIMALICASVIDPGVYFAMNSPAALIGTTAESASQVINGWGFVITPDILTQIAKDVGEQSILSRAGGAPTFAVGMAHIITDVFNSRAMMAFWYHFAILFEALFILTAVDAGTRACRFMVQDLVGVAVPSLANNRSWIGTFAGTTVAVAGWGFFVYQGVVDPLGGINTLWPLFGIGNQMLASMALILGTVVLFKMKKQRYAWVTILPTIWLFITSMTAGWQKIFHEKPSIGFLAQAKKFSAGIDSGEIIKPAKTLADMQTIVLNNQINAILCGFFMLVAVTMLISAFFVIRRALQSSTPTVHETAVVQRREARHV, from the coding sequence ATGAAAAGCGTCAAGTCCGGGATAACCTGGCTGGTGGTGGCGTTAATCGGGGCTTTTGCCTTTGGAATGCTGGCCCTGAGCCGGGGCGAACATGTTAACGCCCTGTGGCTGGTGGTCGCTGCCGTTGCCTGTTACAGCATTGCCTACCGTTTCTACAGCCTGTTTATCGCCGAAAAAGTCTTCGAACTCGATGACAAACGCATGACACCTGCCGAGCGTCGTAACGACGGGCTGGATTATGTGCCGACCAATAAATGGGTTTTGTTCGGCCACCACTTTGCCGCCATCGCAGGCGCGGGTCCGCTGGTCGGCCCGATACTGGCTGCGCAAATGGGTTTCCTGCCGGGCACGATCTGGATCCTGGTCGGCGTGATGCTCGCCGGTGCGGTGCAAGACTTCCTGATCCTGTTCATCTCCACCCGTCGTGACGGCCGTTCACTGGGCGAAATGGCAAAGCAGGAACTGGGCAGTTTCGCGGGCGTGATCACCATGCTCGGCGCGCTGGGCGTGATGATTATCATTCTTTCCGCGCTGGCGTTAGTGGTCGTCAAAGCGCTGGCCGATAGCCCGTGGGGTCTGTTCACCATTGCCGCGACCATTCCCATTGCCCTGTTTATGGGCATCTATATGCGTTTTCTGCGTCCGGGGAAAATTGCAGAAGTGTCGGTGATTGGCTTCGTGCTGATGATGCTCGCCATCGTTTACGGCGGCAACGTCGCGGCGGATCCTTACTGGGGACCGTTCTTTACCCTGCACGGCACCACGCTGACCTGGGTGCTGGTGATCTATGGGTTTATTGCCTCGGTATTGCCGGTCTGGCTGCTGCTGGCACCGCGCGATTATCTCTCAACGTTCCTGAAAATAGGCGTCATTGTCGGGCTGGCGGTCGGTATCGTCTTTGCTATGCCAGAGATGAAAATGCCAGCGGTTTCGCGCTTTATTGACGGCAGCGGCCCGGTATTCTCCGGCAGCCTGTTCCCGTTCCTGTTTATCACTATCGCCTGCGGGTCGATTTCCGGTTTCCATGCGCTGGTCTCGAGCGGCACAACGCCGAAGCTGATTGAGCGCGAAAGCCATATCCGCTTTATCGGCTACGGCGCGATGCTGATGGAGTCGTTCGTGGCAATCATGGCGCTGATTTGTGCGTCGGTTATCGACCCGGGGGTGTATTTTGCGATGAACTCTCCGGCGGCGCTGATCGGCACCACGGCAGAGAGCGCTTCACAGGTGATTAACGGCTGGGGCTTTGTCATCACGCCAGACATTCTTACGCAAATAGCCAAAGATGTCGGCGAGCAGTCAATCCTTTCCCGCGCCGGTGGCGCACCAACCTTCGCTGTCGGGATGGCACACATCATCACCGATGTGTTTAACAGCCGCGCGATGATGGCCTTCTGGTATCACTTCGCTATCCTGTTCGAAGCCTTATTTATTCTGACCGCAGTGGATGCCGGTACCCGCGCCTGCCGCTTTATGGTGCAGGATCTGGTGGGGGTCGCCGTCCCTTCGCTGGCAAATAACCGTTCGTGGATCGGCACTTTCGCCGGTACCACCGTCGCGGTTGCGGGCTGGGGCTTCTTCGTTTATCAGGGTGTCGTCGATCCGCTGGGCGGCATTAATACTCTGTGGCCACTGTTTGGTATTGGTAATCAGATGCTGGCCTCGATGGCGTTGATTCTGGGCACCGTGGTGCTGTTCAAAATGAAGAAACAGCGCTACGCATGGGTCACGATTTTGCCGACTATCTGGCTGTTTATCACCTCGATGACTGCGGGCTGGCAGAAGATTTTCCACGAAAAACCGTCGATTGGATTCCTGGCGCAGGCGAAGAAATTCTCTGCCGGGATCGACAGCGGCGAAATCATTAAACCGGCCAAAACGCTGGCGGACATGCAAACCATCGTGCTGAACAATCAGATCAACGCCATCCTGTGTGGATTCTTTATGCTGGTGGCGGTCACCATGCTGATTTCAGCGTTCTTCGTTATCCGTCGCGCGCTGCAATCGAGCACACCGACAGTGCATGAAACGGCTGTTGTACAACGTCGCGAGGCCCGCCATGTCTGA
- a CDS encoding amino acid ABC transporter ATP-binding protein, whose translation MSQSKPVLEIIGVDKHFGAQHVLKNCSLNVVQGETVVLIGPSGSGKSTLLRCINLLEPIQGGSIFFRNQDITHASIEPHKLRRDIGMVFQNYELFSHLTAAENIMLAPMTVLGVSRSEAEAQALELLGKVRIPDKADSFPDELSGGQQQRVAIARALAMKPKLMLFDEPTSALDPEMIREVLDVMADLSAEGMTSIVVTHEMGFAKRAANHIVFMENGEIIENATGEKFFGGDVSLRAQRFLDQILH comes from the coding sequence GTGAGTCAATCCAAACCGGTTCTGGAAATCATCGGCGTCGATAAACATTTTGGCGCACAACACGTGCTTAAAAACTGTTCCCTGAATGTGGTTCAGGGCGAAACCGTGGTGCTGATTGGTCCGTCAGGCTCAGGCAAATCTACCCTGCTGCGCTGCATCAATTTGCTGGAGCCGATCCAGGGGGGGTCGATCTTCTTTCGCAATCAGGACATCACCCACGCCAGTATCGAGCCGCATAAATTACGCCGTGACATCGGCATGGTGTTCCAGAACTACGAACTGTTTTCCCATCTGACGGCGGCCGAAAACATCATGCTCGCGCCGATGACCGTGCTGGGCGTCAGCCGCAGTGAAGCCGAGGCGCAGGCACTGGAACTGCTCGGCAAAGTACGAATTCCTGATAAAGCCGATTCGTTCCCGGATGAACTTTCCGGCGGCCAGCAGCAACGTGTCGCCATTGCCCGTGCACTGGCGATGAAACCCAAACTGATGCTGTTTGACGAGCCGACTTCGGCGCTCGACCCGGAAATGATCCGCGAAGTGCTCGACGTGATGGCCGATCTCAGCGCCGAAGGCATGACCAGCATTGTGGTCACGCATGAAATGGGCTTCGCGAAACGTGCAGCCAATCACATCGTCTTTATGGAAAACGGCGAAATCATCGAAAACGCGACCGGCGAAAAATTCTTCGGCGGCGATGTCAGCCTGCGGGCACAACGTTTCTTAGATCAAATCTTACATTGA
- a CDS encoding GntR family transcriptional regulator yields MTQTTTASGRRLANQILDLIREAKFEPGHHLREQQLADMLGVSRTPVRTALKLLCELGIIEARRNQGFFLLKAFDELQRISIDIPASNDQDLYEQLVKDRIAGKLPDSLTQTEIAQRYDVDRGVLARTLLRLAEDGLIARNKGHGWSFLPTLNTDVALSNGYGFRLMIEPGALMAAGFHADKSALRRLRMQHIYLITHPDILAVDGRQIFETDATFHEMLAEFSGNIFVLQAIQQQNRLRRLLEFGSYTNKQRVREWCEEHVAIIDAVLEGRMEAAADMMRSHLQSAYQMVLNKVSKVG; encoded by the coding sequence ATGACCCAAACTACGACAGCCAGCGGAAGGCGTCTGGCAAACCAAATCCTTGACCTGATACGTGAAGCAAAATTTGAGCCAGGTCATCATCTCAGGGAGCAACAACTGGCTGATATGCTCGGTGTGTCGCGTACGCCGGTGCGTACTGCCCTGAAATTACTGTGTGAATTAGGCATTATCGAAGCGCGGCGCAATCAGGGTTTTTTCCTGCTGAAAGCCTTCGATGAACTTCAGCGCATCAGCATTGATATCCCCGCCAGTAATGATCAGGATTTATACGAGCAACTGGTGAAAGACCGTATCGCCGGAAAGTTGCCGGATTCCCTGACGCAGACGGAAATCGCCCAGCGCTATGACGTCGATCGTGGTGTGCTGGCGCGCACGTTGCTGCGTCTGGCGGAAGACGGGTTGATCGCCCGCAACAAGGGGCATGGCTGGTCATTCTTACCGACCCTGAATACCGATGTAGCGCTGAGTAACGGCTACGGATTCCGTCTGATGATTGAGCCGGGTGCGCTCATGGCGGCAGGTTTTCACGCCGATAAAAGCGCGCTGCGCCGCCTGCGGATGCAGCATATTTATCTGATTACGCATCCGGATATTCTGGCCGTTGATGGCCGTCAGATTTTCGAAACGGACGCCACCTTTCATGAAATGCTGGCGGAGTTCAGCGGCAATATTTTTGTTTTACAGGCAATTCAGCAGCAAAACCGGCTGCGCCGCCTGCTGGAGTTCGGCAGTTACACCAATAAACAGCGTGTGCGCGAATGGTGCGAGGAACATGTCGCCATCATCGACGCCGTGCTGGAAGGGCGGATGGAAGCGGCGGCGGACATGATGCGCAGCCACCTGCAATCGGCTTATCAGATGGTGCTTAACAAAGTCAGCAAAGTGGGGTGA